One Candidatus Sulfurimonas baltica DNA segment encodes these proteins:
- a CDS encoding 7-carboxy-7-deazaguanine synthase QueE translates to MIYLVEHFYSIQGEGKYIGTPSLFFRFGGCNMKCEGFGCEEVLEDGTTILGCDTIHAVNKQHFSNYWTQITKVDEILSILSSYKLPPHVDIVLTGGEPLIYANEPVFIEFLNALHVAGHRITFETNGSLHVDFLEYPVFKECIFALSVKLYNSGEPLSKRVRGEVLKSITSNAKETFFKFTIGASYINIDLEDEISSIVKYAPKTQIFCMPLGGSKKEVEANTEPLVEFCKLKGYNFSDRLHMRIWDKEKGV, encoded by the coding sequence ATGATATATTTGGTAGAACATTTTTACTCCATTCAGGGTGAGGGAAAATATATAGGGACTCCATCACTTTTTTTTCGTTTTGGTGGCTGTAATATGAAGTGCGAAGGCTTTGGCTGTGAAGAGGTCTTAGAAGATGGCACTACAATTCTTGGCTGCGATACAATTCACGCTGTAAATAAACAACACTTTAGTAATTATTGGACTCAAATAACAAAAGTTGATGAAATCCTGAGTATTTTAAGCAGTTATAAATTACCTCCACATGTAGATATAGTTTTAACTGGTGGAGAACCTCTTATTTACGCTAATGAACCTGTGTTTATTGAGTTTTTAAATGCTCTACATGTAGCGGGACACAGAATTACATTTGAGACAAACGGATCTCTACATGTAGATTTTTTAGAGTATCCAGTATTTAAAGAGTGTATCTTTGCTTTGTCTGTAAAGTTATACAATTCAGGCGAGCCTCTGTCTAAACGAGTGAGAGGTGAGGTTCTAAAATCTATCACCTCAAATGCCAAAGAGACTTTTTTTAAGTTTACGATTGGTGCATCATACATAAATATTGATTTGGAAGATGAAATTTCTAGTATAGTGAAATATGCACCAAAAACACAAATTTTCTGTATGCCTCTTGGTGGTTCAAAAAAAGAAGTTGAAGCAAATACAGAGCCATTGGTGGAGTTTTGTAAACTAAAAGGGTACAATTTTAGCGACAGACTCCATATGAGAATATGGGATAAAGAAAAAGGTGTGTAA
- a CDS encoding YraN family protein, which translates to MSRFKGDLAEERAVKFLIENGFFVAQRNFYSRFGEIDIIAVKDEVVHFIEVKSGVDYESAIQNITQKKLSKIIKTAHVYMKKNSLDVNFVFDAIVVTPKNIEFLENITL; encoded by the coding sequence ATGAGCAGGTTTAAGGGAGATTTAGCTGAAGAGAGGGCTGTAAAATTTTTAATAGAGAATGGATTTTTTGTAGCCCAGAGAAACTTTTACTCTCGCTTTGGCGAGATAGATATTATTGCAGTAAAAGATGAAGTTGTCCATTTTATAGAGGTGAAAAGTGGAGTTGACTATGAGAGTGCCATTCAAAATATAACCCAAAAAAAATTATCAAAAATCATAAAAACGGCACATGTATATATGAAAAAAAACTCTCTAGATGTAAATTTTGTTTTTGATGCGATTGTCGTAACGCCTAAAAATATAGAGTTTTTGGAGAACATTACACTTTAG
- a CDS encoding LL-diaminopimelate aminotransferase: MFDEIQFDKMKRLPKYVFAEVNELKMAERRAGADVIDFSMGNPDGDTPEHIREKLIESAQKTKTHGYSTSKGIPKLLIAISDWYKRRFDCDLDPMTECVATMGSKEGYAHLAYAITNPGDTAVVPDPTYPIHEYSFILAGGNVVKFGIEFDEHYCLDEDKFFEDLDRVFKETSPHPKYVLVNFPHNPTTVTVTHEFYVRLVAMAKEKRFYIISDIAYGDITFGDYKTPSIMSVPGAKDVAVESFTLSKSYNMAGWRVGFFVGNAKLIGALQKIKSWLDYGMFTPIQVAATIALNGDQQCVQDITDKYEHRQDVLLEAFDRAGWKINKNQSSMFVWAKLPACVEHLGSLEFSKRLLVEAGVAVAPGIGFGAYGEGYVRIALIENDNRIRQAARNIKEFLKQFEEEKK, from the coding sequence ATGTTTGATGAAATACAGTTTGACAAGATGAAAAGACTACCAAAGTATGTCTTTGCTGAGGTAAATGAACTTAAGATGGCTGAGCGTAGAGCGGGTGCTGATGTGATAGATTTTTCTATGGGTAATCCAGATGGCGATACACCGGAGCATATTAGAGAAAAACTAATAGAATCTGCCCAAAAAACTAAGACTCATGGTTATTCGACATCAAAAGGTATTCCTAAACTTCTGATAGCAATCTCTGATTGGTATAAAAGAAGATTCGATTGCGATTTGGACCCGATGACAGAGTGTGTTGCGACCATGGGTTCAAAAGAGGGCTATGCACATCTAGCATACGCAATAACAAATCCTGGGGATACGGCTGTTGTCCCTGATCCGACATACCCTATACATGAATACTCTTTTATATTAGCGGGAGGAAATGTTGTAAAATTCGGGATAGAGTTTGACGAGCACTACTGTTTGGATGAAGATAAGTTTTTTGAAGACTTAGACAGAGTTTTTAAAGAGACTTCACCACACCCAAAATATGTTTTAGTTAACTTTCCCCATAACCCAACAACTGTAACGGTCACGCATGAGTTTTATGTGAGACTGGTTGCCATGGCAAAAGAGAAAAGATTTTATATTATCTCTGATATAGCGTATGGAGATATCACATTTGGAGATTATAAGACTCCGTCAATTATGAGTGTGCCTGGAGCCAAAGATGTTGCAGTTGAGTCTTTTACTCTTTCAAAGTCTTATAATATGGCTGGTTGGAGAGTTGGTTTCTTTGTAGGAAATGCAAAGCTAATAGGAGCACTTCAAAAGATTAAATCTTGGTTGGATTATGGAATGTTTACACCTATCCAAGTTGCGGCAACGATAGCTCTTAACGGAGATCAGCAGTGTGTCCAAGATATAACAGATAAGTATGAGCATCGTCAAGATGTGCTTTTAGAAGCGTTTGATAGAGCAGGCTGGAAAATAAATAAAAATCAATCGAGTATGTTTGTTTGGGCAAAACTTCCAGCATGCGTGGAGCACTTAGGATCTTTAGAGTTCTCAAAAAGACTTCTAGTAGAAGCTGGCGTTGCAGTTGCTCCAGGAATTGGTTTTGGTGCTTACGGCGAGGGGTATGTTCGCATAGCCCTGATAGAAAATGACAACCGCATCCGTCAAGCAGCAAGAAATATCAAAGAGTTTTTAAAACAGTTTGAAGAGGAAAAAAAATAG
- a CDS encoding homoserine dehydrogenase, giving the protein MIKVGIIGVGTVGASVVQILKDNADVISARAGVDIVVKSGVVKNLNKERGLDITLTDNVDDILNDSEIDVVVELMGGVEEAFEVVKKALKSGKAVVTANKALLAYHRYELQSLANDIAFEYEASVAGGIPIINALRDGLSANHIESIVGIMNGTCNYMMTKMTNEGVAYDAILKESQELGYAEADPTFDVGGFDAAHKLLILASIAYGIDAKPEDILIEGIQNVTQDDITFAKEFGYAIKLLGIAKKDGNEVELRVHAALIRQEEMIAKIDGVMNGISVVGDKVGETLYYGPGAGGDATASAVVANIIDIARSGKSRPMLGFDRPMEGKLTLKAKQNIESKYYLRINVSDKTGVLAKITKVFEDNNISVETMLQRPALQNSANLLIATHVALEKDIQAMIKEIEALEFVNTKPVMIRIL; this is encoded by the coding sequence ATGATAAAAGTAGGAATAATAGGTGTTGGAACTGTTGGAGCAAGCGTAGTCCAAATACTAAAAGACAATGCTGATGTTATTTCTGCTCGTGCGGGTGTAGATATAGTAGTTAAAAGTGGAGTAGTTAAAAATCTAAACAAAGAGAGAGGTTTAGATATTACTTTAACCGACAATGTTGATGATATACTTAACGATAGTGAGATAGATGTTGTAGTAGAACTTATGGGCGGAGTCGAAGAAGCATTTGAGGTTGTAAAAAAAGCACTTAAAAGCGGTAAAGCTGTTGTAACTGCTAACAAAGCACTCTTGGCATATCACCGTTATGAACTTCAAAGTTTGGCCAATGATATAGCGTTTGAGTATGAGGCCAGTGTAGCAGGCGGTATTCCTATTATCAACGCCCTTCGTGACGGACTATCTGCAAACCATATCGAATCAATTGTTGGGATTATGAACGGTACATGTAACTATATGATGACTAAGATGACAAACGAGGGCGTGGCATATGATGCCATCTTAAAAGAGTCTCAGGAATTAGGTTATGCAGAGGCAGACCCTACTTTTGATGTTGGCGGGTTTGATGCTGCACATAAACTTTTAATCTTGGCAAGTATCGCTTATGGAATTGATGCTAAACCTGAAGATATCTTAATTGAAGGGATACAAAACGTCACTCAAGATGATATAACCTTTGCAAAAGAGTTCGGCTATGCTATAAAACTTCTCGGTATTGCTAAAAAAGACGGCAATGAAGTTGAGCTGAGAGTTCATGCTGCACTGATTAGACAAGAGGAGATGATAGCAAAAATAGATGGTGTTATGAATGGAATCTCTGTAGTGGGGGATAAAGTTGGTGAGACACTATACTATGGTCCAGGTGCCGGTGGGGATGCTACTGCATCTGCTGTTGTCGCAAATATAATAGACATTGCAAGAAGTGGAAAATCTAGACCAATGTTAGGTTTTGACAGACCTATGGAGGGGAAACTTACTCTAAAAGCAAAACAAAATATAGAGTCAAAATACTACCTTCGTATAAATGTATCAGACAAAACTGGTGTTTTAGCAAAAATAACAAAAGTTTTTGAAGATAATAATATCTCAGTAGAGACCATGCTTCAGCGCCCAGCTTTACAAAACTCTGCAAACCTTCTTATTGCTACACATGTAGCTCTTGAGAAAGATATTCAAGCTATGATAAAAGAGATTGAAGCATTAGAGTTTGTAAACACTAAACCCGTTATGATTAGGATTTTATAG
- a CDS encoding 6-pyruvoyl trahydropterin synthase family protein, protein MIIRKLFKFENVHIVRGCSTVRCRSSLHGHSYKIELLFESNFLDNAQMVYDFGLMKQNMKAFIDCFDHAVTIWDKDDENYIRDMKKYSDRWIQLPVSPSAEQFSRVIFVMIDRILKLTKTVNGEREVKLNSIIVHETDTGYAQCFAQDAYSENMGIIDLETIIFSDTIKNDWSDTELWEKIKRGESFINPLSV, encoded by the coding sequence ATGATAATAAGAAAACTTTTTAAATTTGAGAACGTTCATATAGTGAGAGGTTGCTCAACTGTAAGATGCAGAAGCTCCCTACATGGACACTCATACAAGATTGAACTGCTTTTTGAGTCCAACTTTTTAGACAATGCTCAAATGGTTTATGATTTTGGTCTTATGAAGCAGAATATGAAAGCTTTTATTGACTGTTTTGACCATGCTGTAACTATTTGGGATAAAGATGATGAAAATTATATAAGAGATATGAAAAAATACTCTGACAGATGGATTCAACTTCCGGTATCCCCATCAGCCGAGCAGTTTTCTCGTGTTATATTTGTTATGATTGATAGAATTTTAAAGCTTACTAAAACAGTAAATGGTGAGAGAGAAGTAAAACTAAACAGTATTATTGTTCATGAGACAGATACTGGCTATGCTCAATGTTTTGCGCAAGATGCTTACTCTGAAAATATGGGAATAATTGATTTAGAGACTATTATTTTTAGTGATACTATAAAAAATGATTGGTCCGATACAGAACTTTGGGAAAAAATAAAAAGAGGAGAGAGTTTTATAAACCCTCTTAGTGTTTAG
- the rlmB gene encoding 23S rRNA (guanosine(2251)-2'-O)-methyltransferase RlmB codes for MLIYAKQPINYIINKHPEKIRTLYLAKEMDKKEYSKLMRMGFEIKRIPADAAGKMCKNASHQGILAEVDEYELKDYKTFLNHEFVLVLSGLTDIGNIGAIVRSAYALGADSIIACGVKKLPFEAILRTSTGALFDIPFAIETNVHNVMNDLKTSGFTTYGADMGGSDIRDIKLKRRRALFLGSEGEGLTDRVISKLDEVVSIKMSHEFDSLNVSVAGAILMDRMRI; via the coding sequence ATGTTAATTTATGCAAAACAACCAATCAATTATATTATCAATAAGCATCCTGAAAAAATCAGGACTTTATATCTTGCTAAAGAGATGGATAAAAAAGAGTACTCAAAACTTATGAGAATGGGTTTTGAGATAAAAAGAATACCTGCAGATGCTGCGGGTAAAATGTGTAAAAATGCTTCTCATCAAGGAATTCTCGCGGAGGTAGACGAGTATGAACTTAAAGATTATAAAACATTTTTAAATCACGAATTTGTACTTGTTTTATCTGGTTTGACAGATATTGGAAACATAGGTGCAATTGTTAGAAGTGCTTACGCTTTGGGTGCAGACAGCATTATTGCTTGTGGGGTTAAAAAACTCCCATTTGAAGCAATACTTAGAACAAGTACTGGCGCTCTGTTTGATATCCCTTTTGCGATAGAAACAAATGTTCATAATGTTATGAATGATCTTAAAACATCTGGTTTTACTACTTATGGTGCTGATATGGGTGGATCAGATATAAGAGATATAAAACTGAAGCGTAGAAGAGCACTATTTTTAGGAAGTGAGGGTGAAGGACTTACTGATAGAGTCATCTCAAAATTAGATGAAGTGGTAAGTATAAAAATGTCACATGAATTTGATTCTTTGAATGTTAGTGTGGCTGGAGCTATTTTAATGGATAGGATGAGAATATGA
- the rpmE gene encoding 50S ribosomal protein L31 — protein sequence MKKDLHPKLVTCAVTCACGNSFETKSKNDELRIDICNECHPFFTGSERMVDTAGRIEKFNKRYAKN from the coding sequence ATGAAAAAAGATCTTCACCCTAAATTAGTAACTTGTGCCGTAACTTGTGCATGTGGAAACAGCTTTGAAACAAAAAGTAAAAACGATGAATTACGTATTGATATTTGTAACGAGTGTCACCCGTTTTTTACAGGTTCTGAGAGAATGGTAGATACTGCTGGTAGAATTGAGAAATTTAACAAGCGTTACGCTAAAAACTAA
- a CDS encoding 16S rRNA (uracil(1498)-N(3))-methyltransferase yields MALTYIFNDDAGKESLHVKGELYKYLVKVRRHCEGDELSFRSRTDTKNLHTYRVLHVEPKVLELSLVCSELKEIKSEKSLHVAWCIIDANSIEKVLPSLCEIGVEKISFISCARSQKNFKLDFKRFERITEASMQQSGRSSYIEFDTYKNIKDFIDEFPQTKVFDFCDNILNGGAEFDTVLIGCEGGFSAQEKEFLSKQDNFRLSTPMILRSESAVMAVVSKILL; encoded by the coding sequence GTGGCTTTGACCTATATTTTTAACGATGATGCAGGTAAGGAATCCTTACATGTAAAAGGGGAGCTTTACAAATATTTAGTTAAAGTTAGACGCCATTGTGAAGGTGATGAACTAAGTTTTCGCTCACGAACTGATACTAAAAATTTGCACACGTACAGAGTTCTACATGTAGAGCCAAAAGTGTTGGAACTCTCTCTTGTCTGCTCTGAACTTAAAGAGATAAAAAGTGAAAAGTCTCTACATGTAGCCTGGTGCATTATTGATGCAAATTCAATAGAAAAAGTACTTCCATCATTATGTGAAATAGGTGTAGAAAAAATCTCTTTTATATCGTGTGCAAGAAGTCAAAAAAATTTCAAACTTGATTTTAAGAGGTTTGAGAGGATTACAGAAGCATCTATGCAACAAAGTGGAAGAAGCTCTTATATAGAGTTTGATACATATAAAAATATAAAAGATTTTATAGATGAATTTCCACAGACAAAGGTTTTTGACTTTTGCGATAATATTTTAAATGGCGGTGCTGAATTTGATACAGTTCTAATTGGTTGTGAAGGTGGTTTTTCAGCGCAAGAAAAAGAGTTTCTAAGCAAACAAGATAATTTTAGACTATCTACACCAATGATTCTACGCTCTGAAAGTGCTGTTATGGCAGTGGTCAGCAAGATACTGCTGTAA
- the rsmI gene encoding 16S rRNA (cytidine(1402)-2'-O)-methyltransferase produces MLKLVPTPIGNIGDISLRAIEALRDADTLLCEDTRVTKKLIHILKERYNTSFKENQNFISLHSHNEKDFIEKIETSFFDVNVVYVSDAGMPGISDPGQALVRYCQINGVEYDVLPGANAILTAFVASGFVETQMLFWGFLPHKGQDRASSLQGALNSGFTTIVYESPHRLEKFLKELAAEEPSRKIFLAKELTKKFQNYYFGTADECLSKLNGNIRGEWVVVIEAGAAHNSSAISQNDILELDIPKKIQAKLISKITGENTKACYQRLLNI; encoded by the coding sequence ATGTTAAAACTAGTACCCACACCGATTGGAAACATAGGTGATATCTCTCTTAGAGCCATAGAGGCCCTGAGAGATGCCGATACACTATTGTGTGAAGACACACGCGTTACCAAAAAACTCATCCATATTTTAAAAGAGCGATATAATACTTCTTTTAAAGAAAACCAAAATTTTATCTCACTTCATTCTCACAACGAAAAAGATTTTATTGAAAAAATAGAGACATCATTTTTTGATGTCAATGTAGTTTATGTAAGCGATGCAGGAATGCCTGGTATAAGTGATCCCGGACAAGCATTGGTGAGATATTGCCAAATAAATGGAGTGGAGTATGATGTGCTTCCAGGTGCTAATGCCATTCTAACAGCCTTTGTAGCAAGTGGCTTTGTTGAAACTCAAATGCTGTTTTGGGGATTTTTACCTCATAAGGGCCAAGACAGAGCTTCTTCACTACAAGGCGCTTTAAATAGTGGATTTACAACAATTGTTTACGAATCACCACATAGATTAGAGAAATTTTTAAAAGAACTTGCGGCTGAAGAGCCTTCAAGAAAAATATTTTTAGCAAAAGAGCTAACAAAAAAATTTCAAAACTACTATTTTGGGACTGCGGATGAGTGCCTCTCGAAGCTTAATGGCAATATTCGTGGTGAATGGGTTGTTGTGATTGAAGCTGGTGCTGCACATAATAGCAGTGCGATAAGTCAAAATGATATTTTAGAACTCGATATACCTAAAAAAATTCAGGCAAAACTCATTAGCAAAATAACAGGTGAAAATACAAAAGCCTGTTATCAAAGACTGCTAAATATATAA
- a CDS encoding molybdopterin oxidoreductase family protein, with translation MENVETIDSVCTYCGVGCDIAAEVKDNKIQKIFAHPDGVVSQGKLCIKGKYGFDFVDSQDRLKIPRVRKTFLDKNPTIKEAISSSLVDFDDIWYETDLDSATTAASLKLQEIRKNYGDRSIASIGGARTSCESVYLFQKFTRHTIKSPHVDNCARVCHAPSLTGMKKTIGEGAATNPYNDIYNAEFMIVIGSNTTEAHPIISNRIVEVAQKHDNLAVFDVREIKLHRFSKYKAIIPHEANLLVLNMIAYVIMDEELYAESFIADRTKGFAEFKEKILNDPYANPKYFENIEGYEYLSKMIPKVAREYALKQSMIFWGLGVTEHLDGSYAVMAIVHLALMTGNVGKSGAGLMPLRGQNNVQGACDMGMLPNYDPDYQEPKEVGLMTPQLVDEMLDGRLKAVLNMGEDLTHIHPNLNKLNRAMDNLEFVMVQELFMTDITSRADIVIGVKSAYEKTGVYVNAMRRLHLSQPLVKSDLPDDWEVIKLLDNKMGGDYGYKNSNEIWDEVREVAYRRFSGASYSRLERHRKRGLQWPVHTEDTPILHQLDFRTDDGLGEFHYHQYKLRGMIEEILAKKLTGYHLTTGRTIAHYNNAAQTKQTPSLMKRYDEDILLVNEDDAPDFLSERVILKTEFGQTSPLLVKLTNKVQPKTLFSTFHHAGSKINNLFGDKCDELILTAAFKSIKVEVINC, from the coding sequence ATGGAAAATGTTGAAACAATAGATAGTGTTTGTACTTATTGTGGGGTTGGCTGTGATATAGCTGCCGAGGTTAAAGATAATAAAATTCAGAAGATTTTTGCACACCCTGATGGAGTTGTTTCACAAGGAAAACTTTGCATTAAAGGTAAGTATGGCTTTGATTTTGTTGATTCACAGGATAGACTTAAAATACCAAGAGTAAGAAAAACTTTTCTTGATAAAAACCCAACAATAAAAGAGGCCATCTCTTCATCATTAGTTGATTTTGACGATATCTGGTATGAGACTGATTTGGATTCTGCAACAACTGCAGCAAGTCTAAAACTTCAAGAGATTAGAAAAAACTATGGCGACAGAAGCATTGCCTCAATCGGTGGTGCTAGAACCTCTTGCGAGAGTGTTTACCTTTTTCAAAAATTTACCCGCCACACTATAAAATCTCCACATGTAGATAATTGCGCAAGAGTTTGTCACGCTCCAAGTCTTACTGGAATGAAAAAAACTATTGGTGAAGGTGCGGCAACAAACCCGTATAATGATATATACAATGCCGAATTTATGATAGTAATTGGCTCAAACACAACAGAAGCTCACCCAATTATCTCAAACCGTATAGTTGAAGTAGCTCAAAAACATGACAACTTAGCTGTTTTTGACGTTCGTGAAATTAAACTGCATAGATTTTCAAAATATAAAGCGATAATACCACATGAAGCAAATCTACTTGTTTTAAATATGATAGCTTATGTAATTATGGATGAAGAGCTTTATGCTGAGAGTTTCATTGCTGACAGAACCAAAGGTTTCGCAGAGTTTAAAGAGAAGATTTTAAATGACCCATATGCAAATCCTAAATATTTTGAAAATATTGAAGGTTATGAATATCTAAGTAAGATGATTCCAAAAGTAGCTCGTGAATACGCACTAAAACAATCTATGATATTTTGGGGACTAGGAGTTACAGAACATCTAGATGGTTCTTACGCAGTTATGGCTATTGTACATCTTGCTCTTATGACAGGAAATGTAGGAAAAAGCGGAGCTGGACTTATGCCTCTTCGTGGTCAAAACAATGTTCAAGGTGCTTGTGATATGGGAATGCTTCCAAATTATGATCCTGATTACCAAGAGCCAAAAGAAGTTGGTCTTATGACTCCTCAGTTAGTTGATGAGATGTTAGATGGTCGCTTAAAAGCTGTTTTAAACATGGGTGAAGATTTAACTCATATACATCCAAATTTAAATAAACTAAATAGAGCTATGGATAACTTAGAGTTTGTTATGGTTCAAGAACTCTTTATGACAGATATAACATCAAGAGCAGATATAGTAATAGGTGTAAAATCTGCCTATGAAAAAACAGGTGTTTATGTAAATGCAATGCGTCGTCTGCATCTTTCTCAACCGCTTGTAAAATCAGACCTGCCTGATGATTGGGAAGTAATAAAACTTCTTGATAATAAAATGGGGGGAGATTATGGTTATAAAAACTCAAATGAGATTTGGGATGAAGTAAGAGAGGTTGCATATCGTCGTTTTAGTGGAGCTTCGTATAGCAGACTAGAGCGACACCGAAAGCGTGGACTACAGTGGCCTGTTCATACAGAAGATACACCGATACTTCATCAACTAGATTTTAGAACTGATGATGGGCTGGGAGAATTTCATTATCATCAATATAAACTTCGCGGAATGATAGAAGAGATATTGGCTAAAAAGCTAACAGGTTATCATTTAACAACAGGGAGAACAATCGCTCACTACAATAATGCCGCGCAAACAAAACAGACACCAAGTTTAATGAAGCGTTATGATGAAGATATTCTTTTAGTGAATGAAGACGATGCCCCAGACTTTTTAAGTGAAAGAGTTATTTTAAAAACAGAGTTTGGTCAAACTTCGCCACTCCTTGTAAAGTTAACAAATAAAGTACAACCAAAAACACTTTTTTCAACTTTTCATCATGCAGGTTCCAAGATAAATAATCTATTTGGAGATAAGTGCGATGAACTTATTTTGACTGCTGCTTTTAAATCTATAAAAGTAGAAGTAATAAACTGCTAA
- a CDS encoding SDR family NAD(P)-dependent oxidoreductase: MKILITGASSGIGEELARLYATKNNELILLARREERLKKLQEELAPHVKKIEIVAVDISDFQTLQKKIKLIGTVDMVILNAGVSIGHSLEITPFEDFKKLFDVNLLANHAILEILLPCFITQKSGKIVFISSLASLIAMPSSKAYSSSKRALNAYAESIRYKYKKDGIKVINILPGFIQSELTDKNKFKMPFLLSTKDGAMVIYRAIQKNKRFYPFPLRFYLIIKLLNLLPQFLRDKIVNFIN; this comes from the coding sequence TTGAAAATCTTAATAACAGGTGCAAGCAGCGGGATAGGTGAAGAGTTGGCACGACTCTATGCCACTAAAAACAATGAGCTAATTTTACTAGCACGAAGAGAAGAGCGTCTGAAAAAACTCCAAGAGGAGTTAGCTCCACATGTAAAAAAAATTGAGATAGTTGCAGTAGATATTTCCGACTTCCAAACACTACAAAAAAAAATCAAACTTATCGGTACCGTTGATATGGTAATCTTAAACGCTGGAGTATCAATAGGGCACTCTTTGGAGATAACCCCATTTGAGGATTTTAAAAAACTTTTTGATGTAAATTTGCTTGCCAACCATGCGATTTTAGAGATTTTACTTCCTTGTTTTATAACACAAAAAAGTGGCAAAATTGTATTTATCTCGTCACTAGCCTCACTTATTGCCATGCCGAGTTCAAAAGCATACAGCTCATCCAAAAGAGCACTGAATGCTTATGCTGAGTCTATTAGATATAAGTATAAAAAAGATGGAATAAAAGTTATAAATATACTGCCGGGTTTTATACAAAGTGAGCTAACGGACAAAAATAAATTTAAAATGCCATTTTTACTGAGCACCAAAGATGGTGCTATGGTAATTTACAGAGCTATCCAAAAGAATAAAAGGTTTTATCCTTTTCCTCTTAGGTTTTATTTAATTATCAAACTTTTAAATTTACTTCCGCAGTTTTTAAGAGATAAAATTGTAAACTTCATCAACTAA
- a CDS encoding molybdopterin molybdotransferase MoeA — protein MAVTIEEALELIYKNSPEKSLKILPLEQLLGYVLCEDIVAKHNLPPYDNSAMDGYAVKVEDGGKLVKVTHTVFAGDSSKEVLECGFAIKIMTGAKIPFGTECIVPIEDVNLVSSNESSKGAEVSITLPHNLQKNKHIRFCGEDIKSGDKLLHKGQRVHAHHITLLASQGISHVRVYKKPKVAIFASGNELKMHFENVHSHQLYNTNSPTFYSRALELGCEVEFIGTAHDSLEDIHLHIKSALDCDLIVTSGGVSVGDADFTKEAFGAFGYEIFFDKVEIKPGKPTTFGKIGNTCVLNLPGNPLAAALNFELFGQSIILALSGDESKYLSTIDTKMATDYRLKAGRRTLVPGFFDGNSFAPYEKFAPGMISPLATSNSYIIIDESVGFLAKESSVKIIPTRFYFTSKESSDLVSTQ, from the coding sequence ATGGCTGTAACTATCGAAGAAGCGTTAGAACTTATCTATAAAAACTCACCAGAAAAATCATTAAAAATATTGCCACTTGAACAACTACTAGGTTATGTTTTATGTGAAGATATAGTCGCAAAACACAACCTTCCTCCATACGACAACTCAGCGATGGACGGCTACGCTGTAAAAGTTGAAGATGGCGGCAAATTAGTAAAAGTCACTCATACTGTTTTTGCAGGCGATAGCTCAAAAGAGGTTCTTGAGTGTGGTTTTGCTATTAAAATTATGACGGGTGCGAAAATCCCATTTGGGACAGAGTGTATAGTTCCAATTGAGGATGTAAATTTAGTAAGCTCTAATGAATCTAGTAAAGGTGCAGAAGTTAGTATAACCTTGCCGCATAACCTACAAAAAAATAAACATATTCGATTTTGCGGTGAAGATATTAAAAGTGGGGATAAGCTTCTGCATAAAGGGCAAAGAGTTCATGCTCACCACATAACTTTACTGGCATCACAGGGTATTAGCCATGTCAGGGTTTACAAAAAACCTAAAGTAGCTATTTTTGCTTCGGGAAATGAGCTGAAAATGCACTTTGAAAATGTTCACTCACACCAGCTGTACAACACAAACAGCCCGACTTTTTATTCACGCGCACTTGAGCTTGGTTGTGAAGTTGAGTTTATAGGAACTGCACATGACTCGCTTGAGGATATCCATCTTCACATAAAAAGCGCACTTGACTGTGACCTAATCGTTACATCTGGTGGAGTTAGTGTAGGAGATGCGGACTTTACAAAAGAGGCTTTTGGAGCATTTGGCTATGAGATATTTTTTGATAAGGTGGAGATAAAGCCTGGAAAACCAACAACTTTCGGTAAAATTGGAAATACCTGCGTGTTAAATCTCCCTGGAAACCCATTAGCTGCAGCGCTGAACTTTGAACTCTTTGGACAGAGTATTATATTGGCGCTAAGCGGTGATGAGTCTAAATATTTAAGCACGATAGATACAAAAATGGCAACTGATTACAGATTAAAAGCTGGAAGAAGAACATTGGTCCCGGGTTTTTTTGATGGCAACTCATTTGCACCATATGAGAAGTTTGCACCAGGGATGATATCTCCCCTCGCCACTTCAAACTCTTACATAATTATTGATGAGAGTGTCGGTTTTTTAGCAAAAGAGAGTAGTGTGAAAATTATTCCTACAAGATTTTATTTCACCTCTAAAGAGAGTAGTGATTTAGTTAGCACTCAGTAG